The following coding sequences are from one Triticum dicoccoides isolate Atlit2015 ecotype Zavitan chromosome 4A, WEW_v2.0, whole genome shotgun sequence window:
- the LOC119286116 gene encoding probable pyridoxal 5'-phosphate synthase subunit PDX1.1 translates to MASDGVVALYGNNKAVVEPSAKPAAATFSVKVGLAQMLRGGVIMDVVTAEQARLAEEAGACAVMALERVPADIRAQGGVARMSDPALIRDIKRAVTIPVMAKARIGHFVEAQILEAIGVDYVDESEVLTLADDAHHINKHNFRVPFVCGCRDLGEALRRIREGAAMIHTKGEAGTGNVVEAVRHVRSVMGAVRALRNMDEDEVFSYAKQIAAPYDLVMQTKQLGRLPVVQFAAGGVATPADAALMMQLGCDGVFVGSGIFKSGDPARRARAIVQAVTHYSDPEILANVSAGLGEAMVGINLSDPNVERFAARSQ, encoded by the coding sequence ATGGCTTCCGACGGCGTGGTGGCCCTGTACGGCAACAACAAGGCGGTGGTGGAGCCCTCCGCCAAGCCTGCCGCCGCCACCTTCTCCGTCAAGGTGGGCCTCGCCCAGATGCTGCGCGGCGGCGTCATCATGGACGTGGTCACCGCCGAGCAGGCGCGCCTCGCCGAGGAGGCCGGCGCCTGCGCCGTCATGGCGCTGGAGCGCGTGCCCGCCGACATCCGCGCCCAGGGCGGCGTGGCCCGCATGTCCGACCCGGCCCTCATCCGCGACATCAAGCGCGCCGTCACCATCCCGGTGATGGCCAAGGCCCGCATCGGGCACTTCGTGGAGGCCCAGATCCTGGAGGCCATCGGCGTGGACTACGTGGACGAGAGCGAGGTCCTGACCCTCGCCGACGATGCCCACCACATCAACAAGCACAACTTCCGCGTCCCCTTCGTGTGCGGCTGCCGCGACCTGGGGGAGGCGCTCCGCCGCATCCGCGAGGGCGCCGCCATGATCCACACCAAGGGCGAGGCCGGCACCGGTAACGTGGTGGAGGCCGTCCGCCACGTCCGCTCCGTGATGGGCGCCGTCCGCGCCCTGCGCAACATGGACGAGGACGAGGTCTTCAGCTACGCCAAGCAGATCGCCGCCCCGTACGACCTGGTGATGCAGACCAAGCAGCTGGGCCGCCTCCCGGTGGTGCAGTTCGCCGCCGGCGGCGTGGCCACCCCCGCGGACGCCGCCCTGATGATGCAGCTCGGGTGCGACGGGGTGTTCGTCGGCTCCGGCATCTTCAAGAGCGGCGACCCGGCGCGTCGCGCCCGCGCCATCGTGCAGGCCGTGACGCACTACAGCGACCCGGAGATCCTGGCCAACGTCAGCGCGGGGCTCGGGGAGGCCATGGTGGGGATCAACCTGTCCGACCCCAACGTGGAGCGCTTCGCCGCCCGATCCCAGTAG